A stretch of the Panthera uncia isolate 11264 chromosome D1, Puncia_PCG_1.0, whole genome shotgun sequence genome encodes the following:
- the TMPRSS4 gene encoding transmembrane protease serine 4 — MAPLNFTSQARSWALLAVALPGSRLVQTKEFARLGQDSGMCQDPGSDQPLNSFDVTPLRKPRTPLETFKKVGVPIIAALLSLATIIIMAVLIKVILDKYYLLCGQPLHFIPRKQVCDGQQDCASGEDEQLCVKNFPDGSPVTVRLSRDRSTLQVLDPATRSWVSACFDNFTEALAKIACGQMGYDSKPAFKAVGIGPDQDLDVVGITENSQELQVRNLSGPCLSGSLVSLHCLACGESLKSPRVVGGEAASVDSWPWQVSIQYNKQHICGGSILDPHWILTAAHCFRKHLDVPNWKVRAGSDKLGNFPSLPVADIFVIELNTTYPKEKDIALVKLQSPLTFSGTVRPICLPFFDEELPPATPLWVIGWGFTEQDGGKMSDTLLQASVQLIDHARCNAEDAYQGEVTEKMLCAGILEGGVDTCQGDSGGPLMYHSDLWQVVGIVSWGHGCGGPSTPGVYTKVTSYLDWIYSVRKFCFPQDGIELEQYSRRFEAEVFHLA; from the exons ATGGCCCCACTGAACTTCACCAGCCAGGCAAGGAGCTGGGCGTTGCTGGCAGTGGCATTGCCGGGGTCCCGG CTGGTGCAGACCAAGGAGTTTGCTAGGCTTGGCCAGGACTCAGGAATGTGCCAG GATCCTGGCAGCGATCAACCCCTGAACAGCTTTG ATGTCACCCCTCTGCGCAAACCCCGCACTCCCCTGGAGACCTTCAAAAAGGTGGGAGTCCCCATCATCGCAGCGCTGCTGAGCCTGGCGACCATCATCATCATGGCTGTCCTCA TCAAGGTGATTCTGGACAAATACTACCTCCTGTGCGGGCAGCCTCTCCACTTCATCCCGAGGAAGCAGGTGTGTGACGGCCAGCAGGACTGTGCCTCAGGGGAGGACGAGCAGCTCTGTGTCAAGAACTTCCCCGATGGGTCCCCGGTGACAG TCCGCCTCTCCAGGGACCGATCCACTCTGCAGGTGCTAGACCCGGCCACAAGAAGCTGGGTCTCTGCCTGTTTCGACAACTTCACAGAAGCTCTGGCCAAGATAGCCTGTGGGCAGATGGGCTATGACAG CAAACCCGCCTTCAAAGCTGTGGGGATTGGCCCAGACCAAGATCTGGATGTTGTTGGAATCACAGAGAACAGCCAGGAGCTTCAGGTGCGAAACCTAAGTGG GCCCTGTCTCTCAGGCTCCCTGGTCTCCTTGCACTGTCTTG ccTGCGGGGAGAGCCTGAAGTCCCCTCGGGTGGTGGGCGGGGAGGCGGCCTCTGTGGATTCTTGGCCTTGGCAGGTCAGCATCCAGTACAACAAACAACACATCTGTGGAGGGAGCATCCTGGACCCCCACTGGATCCTCACTGCAGCCCACTGCTTCAG GAAGCATCTCGATGTACCCAACTGGAAGGTGAGGGCTGGCTCGGACAAACTGGGCAACTTCCCATCCCTGCCTGTGGCCGACATCTTCGTCATTGAGCTCAACACCACGTACCCCAAAGAGAAGGACATTGCCCTCGTGAAGCTGCAATCCCCGCTCACGTTCTCCG GCACAGTCAGGCCCATCTGCCTGCCCTTCTTTGATGAGGAGCTCCCTCCAGCCACCCCACTCTGGGTCATTGGATGGGGCTTTACGGAGCAGGATGGAG GAAAGATGTCTGACACGTTGCTGCAGGCCTCAGTGCAGCTAATCGACCACGCTCGGTGCAACGCAGAGGACGCCTACCAGGGGGAGGTGACCGAGAAGATGCTGTGTGCGGGCATCCTGGAGGGCGGCGTGGACACCTGCCAG GGTGACAGCGGTGGGCCCCTGATGTATCACTCTGACCTGTGGCAAGTGGTGGGCATCGTGAGCTGGGGCCATGGCTGTGGGGGTCCAAGTACCCCGGGAGTATACACCAAGGTCACAAGCTATCTCGACTGGATCTACAGCGTCCGGAAG TTTTGCTTCCCCCAGGATGGCATAGAACTGGAACAATATAGTAGGCGCTTTGAGGCTGAagtctttcacttagcataa